In Beijerinckia indica subsp. indica ATCC 9039, the genomic window CCGATGGCACGATTGCTCCGTCCCATAAGGGCAAGGTCGGTAGCACGGTTTCAAGCGAGGACGGCAAAGCCGCGGCGCGTGTTTGCGCCATCAATCTGCTGGCGCAGGCCAAGGCGGCTTTGGGTGATCTCGAACGCATCAGCCGTTGCCTGCGGCTCGGTGGTTTCATCAATGTAGCACCCGGCTTTTCCGCCATCGCGCCGGTGATGAATGGCGCATCCGATTTGTTCGTGGAGGTTTTGGGCGATAAAGGCCGGCATGCGCGTTCGACAATCGGTGTCGCTGAACTGCCGCTCGATTCGGCCGTCGAGGTCGAGGCGCTTTTCGAGATCGTTTGATGGTCCTCGCCCCATCCTGGCTCACCGCGCGGCCGATTGCGCATCGCGGCCTGCATAACGACAATGCGGGCCGCGTGGAAAATTCGCTCGCCGCCGCCCGCGCCGCCATCGCCGGCAATTATGCCATCGAATGCGACATACAATTGAGCAGTGACGGCGAAGCGATCGTCTTTCACGATGACACTTTGGAACGTCTGACAAACGCCCAAGGCCGGCTCGACACGCTCTCACGGCAAGCCCTCACGGGTTTGCGCTTTCGTGACAGCTCTGAAACCATTCCCGCCTTGCAAGATCTGCTGGCGCTCGTCGCGGGCCAAGTGCCCCTGATCATCGAGATCAAAAGTGGCTTCGATGGCAACACGCGTCTGGCCGAGACGGCCCTCGCCTGTGTTGCCTCCTATAGCGGCCCCCTCGCCATTAAAAGTTTCGATCCAGCCCCGCTTTTATACTTGCGCACCCACAACATCGAAAGGCCGATTGGCCTCGTCGCGGAAGCCTTCTACACTGTCTGGGACTGGCCGGAATTGACTGGCGACATGCGCGTCGATCTGATGGCTTTGACCGCCTATCCCGCACTGCATCCCGATTTTCTCTCCTGGAACGTCAAGGATCTGCCCCATGCTGTGCCGATCCTCTGCCGCCATGGCATAGGCATGCCGGTGATGACCTGGACAGTGCGCACACAAGAGCAAAGAGACCTCGCCAGCCGCTTTGCCGATCAAATTGTATTTGAAGGGTTTTCGGCCTGAGAGACAGCGTGGACTGATCGAAAGAAAGAGCCCTGCCGATAGGAAACCTTTGCCGGTTGGAGTCTATTGTCAAAAGCCTGCAGATCCTCCTGCAGGGCTTTCCGCTTACCCCTTTGATGTTTGAGCGGAGCGTCTCGAATCTGTCGAGAGGTTGCAATGACAATGACCGTAATCCAATTCGTTCTCGAACGGCTGAAAGCCATCGGGATTTCGGACATATTCGGTGTACCGGGCGACTATTCCTTTCCCGTGAACGATGCCATCTGCAATGATCCCCACATTCGCTGGATCGGCTGTTCAAATGAACTGAACGCCGCCTATGCCGCCGACGGTTATGCTCGCGTCAAAGGGGTCGCGGCTTTGTGCACCACTTATGGCGTCGGTGAATTGAGTGCGTTGAACGGCGTGGCCGGGGCCTATGCTGAACATCTGCCCATTTTTCATCTCGTCGGCACACCCTCCATGGCGATTCAATCGGCCCGCGCGCCGATGCATCATACTTTGGGCAATGGCGAATATGATCTGTTTCGACGTATGACGGAATTAGTCGTC contains:
- a CDS encoding RidA family protein, with product MNEIETRLKALGIVLPTPAAPVANYVPFVISDKLLIISGQVAFQADGTIAPSHKGKVGSTVSSEDGKAAARVCAINLLAQAKAALGDLERISRCLRLGGFINVAPGFSAIAPVMNGASDLFVEVLGDKGRHARSTIGVAELPLDSAVEVEALFEIV
- a CDS encoding glycerophosphodiester phosphodiesterase family protein; its protein translation is MVLAPSWLTARPIAHRGLHNDNAGRVENSLAAARAAIAGNYAIECDIQLSSDGEAIVFHDDTLERLTNAQGRLDTLSRQALTGLRFRDSSETIPALQDLLALVAGQVPLIIEIKSGFDGNTRLAETALACVASYSGPLAIKSFDPAPLLYLRTHNIERPIGLVAEAFYTVWDWPELTGDMRVDLMALTAYPALHPDFLSWNVKDLPHAVPILCRHGIGMPVMTWTVRTQEQRDLASRFADQIVFEGFSA